CGGGCGATACACAGTCTTTGTTGTTGTCCACCTGAAAGACCTAAACCAGATGAATGTAAATGATCCTTAACTTCATCCCATAAAGCAGCTGAGCGTAGTGCCCATTCAACTCTTGCATGTAAATCTTTTTTACTAAGTTTTTCATGCATTTTTATGGCAAAAGAAATATTTTCAAATATTGACATTGGAAATGGAGTTGGTTTTTGGAACACCATTCCAACTTTTGTACGCAATTCATTTAAGTCAATATTTGATTCTAAGATATTTTTCCCGTTTATCATAATATTGCCATAAGCTTTTTGCTCTGGATAAAGACTATAAATTCTATTTATAGTTCTTAATAAAGTTGATTTTCCTGAGCCTGAAGGACCAATTAAAGATGTAATTTTATTTTTCCTAAAGGAAATATTAATATTTTTTAATCTATGCTTATTTCCGTAGTAAAAATTTAGATCTTGAATAACTATTTGAGAACTATCTCTTAATACAACCAAATTATCTAACTCCCCAGTTGTAGCCTGACCGGAAAATGCTGCGCGTTTAAATAAATTAGAAAAAATACTCATGAGCGTTTTCCCCCAGACTTTGTAAAGTAACGAGTTAAAATATTTAAAAATAAAACAAATACTGTTATTAGAAGCGCACCGCCCCATGCTAATTCTTGCCAATTATGATAAGGACTCATTGCAAATTGATAAATTGTCACAGGTAAATTAGCGATTGGTTGAGATAAACTGGTGCTCCAAAATTGATTATTTAATGATGTAAATAATAATGGTGCAGTTTCACCTGATATACGAGCAATAGAAAGAAGAATACCTGTGAGGATACCTTGTTTTGAAGCACGCCAAGCAATATGAATAATAACTCGCCATTTTGGCAACCCAAGTGCAATAGCAGCTTCTCTTAGTTCATTTGGAACTAAATTTAACATATCTTCTGCACTACGAGTAATAATAGGACAAGCAATCATTGCTAACGATATAGCACCTGCAAATGCAGAATAATTACCCATCGGATGCACAACAACAGTATAAACAAATAACCCAACAATAATAGAAGGAGCACTTAACCAAACATCATTAACGAAACGAATAACCGAAGCTATTTTCTTTCCACGTGCATATTCTGAAAGAAAAGTTGCTGCAAGAATTCCTACAGGGGTAGCAACTGCTACAGCTGCTAAAGTAATAATTAAACTTCCTACAATAGCATTTCTCAAACCGCCTCCGATAGATTCGGGGGCAGGTGTATCAATTGTAAAGAAATTTAGACTTAAAGCAGGAAGTCCATGATGAATTAGAGCATAAAAAATAGAACTTAAAACAGCAATTCCAAAAATAACTGATAAGTAACAGAGGTAATGAAAAATATTATTAGATATTCTTCTTGTAAGTTGTGTCTTTCTCATATTTATGCTCCAGCCTTTTTTCTATTAATACGCAACAAAAATAAGCGAGCAAATGCAAGAATAATGAAAGATAATACAAAAAGAATAACACCCAGTTCCAACAAAGATGCTGGATACAAATGGCCAGTTGCTTCATTAAATTCATTAGCAATTGAAGCAGAGATAGTTGTACCAGGCATAAATAGTGAACTTGTTAGTTGTTTAGAATTTCCAATAACAAAAGTAACAGCCATAGTTTCGCCTAGAGCGCGACCTAGACCTAACATAATACTTCCAATCATCCCTTTTCTCACATAGGGAATGACAACTTTCCAAACCACTTCAAAGCGTGTAGCCCCCACCCCGTAAGCTGCCTCTTTTAATACTGCAGGAACAGAGCGAAACATATCAATTAAAGTAGAAGAAATATAAGGTATTATCATGATTGCTAAAATAAGACCAGCTGTAAAAATACCGATTCCAAGAGGTGGTCCTCCAAACAATTCATTTAAAATAGGTATATTTTGACAAATGTCAGTTATAAAAGGTTGGATATAATTAGCTAAAAATGGAGCAAGAACCAGCAATCCCCACATTCCGTAGATTATACTTGGAATTCCTGCCATCAAATCAATTAATGTTCGAACAGTTTTTGCTATTTTCCCTTGGGATATTTCTGAAATAAAAACAGCTATTCCTAAGCTCAAAGGAACACCCAAAAGCATTGCAATTATCGAGGTCATTAAAGTACCACAAATTGCACTTAATGCGCCAAAATGCCCCTGTACTGGATCCCACACATCACTCACTAGGAAATGAAATCCAAATTGATGGAGGGCTGGTGCGCTTGCAAAACACAAAGAAACTAAAACACACATCAATAACAAAAAGGCAAACCATGCAAACCCTTTAGTTATGTTTGAAAATAAAATGTCACCCAAAATACATTTCTCCAACTAAACAAAAAACAACTCAATTGATTATGAAAAATTATTTCCAAATAGCTACTTTGTCGTTACCTGACTTGATTTCATGCGTCCATTTTTTCTCTATAAAACGGTAAGTATTTTCAGGTATTGGGATATAATCTAAAGCTTGTGCGGACTCCGATCCCCTTTTAAAAGCAAAATCAAAAAACTTCAAGACTTCTGTCCCAATTTTCGAATTCTTTTGTTCTTTTTTAATTAGAATAAATGTAGAGGCAGTCAAAGGCCAAGTCTCAGCACCTTTCTGATTTGCAAGGATTACATTCATCCCTGGTGCTGTTTCCCAATTTGCGTTAATTGCAGCGGATTGCAATGCTTTTCGAAAAGCTTCACTGACTTTTTTCTCATCTGAAAAATCTTTTACAGTTAAGGAAGGCACTACTTTTCCATCAGCATTGATCATTCTGGCCCAAGATAATTTATTTTGCATTGCGTAAGCGTATTCAACATAACCAATGGATCCAGGTGCTCGTTTTACCATTGTTGTGATGCCTTCATTTCCTTTACCACCAACTCCCATAACTCCTGAGGGCCAAGAAACTGCTGTCCCTACCCCAACTTTCCAAGCACCCATACCCGCTTTATCTAAAAAGTAAGTGAAATTGAATGTTGTGCCTGAAGCATCTGAGCGATAGACGACCAGAATATTTTTCTTTGGTAAAGTTAAGTTTGGATTTAAAGCTAAAATTTTAGGATCATTCCAAAATTTTATAGTTCCATTATAAATCTCAGCAATTACTTTGGCATCAAGAATAAGTTGGCCTTGACCCACCCCTGGGATATTCGTGACCATTACAATCCCACCAATAATAGCTGGGAATTGAAACAGTCCTTTTGCTTCTAATTCTGTAGGTTTTAAAGGCATATCTGACGCACCAAAATCAACAACATTGCCTTCAATTTGTTTAATTCCGGCACCTGAGCCCGTTGATTGATAATTAATCTTTGTGCCAAATTCAGTGTTATAATTAGCAGACCATTTGTAGAGAACAGGAGCTATAAAACTTGAACCCGCCCCAGTTACAAGGTCACTTGCGAAAGCCATTGGAAAGCTAGCTAGTGTGGTGAATAGGGCAGATATTTTTGCAATTTTATTTAGTACTGTCTGCATAAAGATAAACCTCTAATAATACAAATAAAAAAAGGGAGCCACTTTTTCCCTCTTCATTTATCTATCTGAGGGTTATTCTATTTTTATCTAATTTTGTACTTCAATGTTGTTAAAAGAATTTGGCTATAATGTGGCGTTAAACGGATCAAAAGAGACTTTTGACACAGAATCGTCACAAAATTTTAATAATCTAGATTTCTCTAGGCCAATTGCTCCAAATTCAAAATTAAGTATATTTAACAAGTTGGAAATCTTTTCTGAACTAAACTATTGAATGCTTTTAAAGGAAATTACATTGAAAAAAAGAAATTACTTTTGCCTTTGGAGTGGCGGTCACGACTCTGCATTAACTCTTTATCATGCTACGAAAAAAACTGATATTCTATGCCTTATCACTGCAATGCAGGATTATAGCAATCAAACAAAACCTAACTTCTTTTCTCCTGCCGTACTTAGAGCGCAGTCAGACCAGTTGAATATCCCACTATTAATCTATAATTCCGATACAGAAAACCACCTGGAGAGTTTTGCTAAAACTTTAGGCAGAATAAAGAAACATGATCTCATAGGGGGTTTTTTTCCTTTCATAAACCAGCCAGAGCAAAAAAACGTTCTCTCGGAATTATGTCAATTGGAAAAAATAGATGCGTATTTTCCATTAGAAAATAGAGAAAAAGAAGCTCTGCTTTCTGAATTTATAGAACTTGGGTTTAAAGCAAAAATCATTGCTGTAAATGAGCGCTATTTAACAAGAGACTTATTAAATAGAGATCTTGATAAAGAAACTCTAAATGAAATTCGATCCAGAAAAGTTGATTTGTTTGGTGAAAATTCTGAGTTTCAAACAATTCTTTATGAAGCACCATATTTTAAACAATCCTTACAAATAAAAGAAGGTGATATCAATTTAAAAAATGGATACTGGGTTGTTGATGTTTCCATAACATCAAAATAAGTATACTATCAATTGCTAAACTTTAAATTAGTTCGCCACGGCCAATTAATTTATAAAGTCGTTAGATAGATACTCATTTGGAAAAGGAATATTTTTTATTAAATCTACTTTTTTCATCCATTTTGAATAAACTTCAAATTTTTTGAAATCTAAATATCCCCAATTGATATTCTTCCCTTTATATAAAGGAGCTAAATATTTCACAGATTCTTTAACTAATTTTGTATCTAGTTCTGGAAGAAGATTAAGCATTTCATTTGCAGCATCTATAGGATTATTTATAGAGTATTCAAAACCTTTTTTTGTAGCTTGCATAAATAAATGAACTAATTTTGGATTATCTTTTATTAATTTATCACTAGTTATAATAAGGGGTGATGGTTTATTAAATTCAGCAAAATGTTCTGATGGACAATATGTTTCAACTTCTACTTTATTTAATTGAGCAGCTAATATATTCCAACCCTTATATTCCCATGTAAAATCCACATTTTTTAAAGTCGCTGGTAAAAAATCTTGAACACCAGTTGTAAGCATTTTAATCTTTGAAAAATCCGCACCATTTTTTTGCATAATAAAATTTAATGTTGCATTTTCTTCGGGACTCCCCCAACCACCATAACGTTTTCCTTCAAGTTGTTTTAATGATTTTACATTCAGAGATTTTCTCCATACAAAACAAGAAGTATCAACACTTACAATACCTGCAATTGCTTTCACAGGGATTTTTGAATTTCTAGCATAAATTAAATTATTTGCATAACTTACACCGAAATCAGCCCTATTCATACCTACTAATGCAGTTGATGTTGTTTGAGTGGGATTTAATATTTTTAATTCAATTCCATTTTCTTTATAAAATCCTTTAGATTTTGCTACATAAAATCCAATGTGATTTGTATTTGGTTTCCAATCTAAGAGCAATGATACAGTAACCATTTTAGGTATTTGATTTGTATTTTTTATCTCTGTGCTAGCTAAAGCATAGCAAAAACTTAATATTACAAAATTTACTACAATCAAACGCAAAAGAAAAAAATGCATAATAAACCTTTCAGGAAAAAATCTATCATCTTTCTAATAGCGACAAATTTAAAAGAATTCAATTGCAATTTTTTTTGGTTATTAAAAGTATTAATTAATTTTGCCAT
This is a stretch of genomic DNA from Pigmentibacter ruber. It encodes these proteins:
- the pstB gene encoding phosphate ABC transporter ATP-binding protein PstB, yielding MSIFSNLFKRAAFSGQATTGELDNLVVLRDSSQIVIQDLNFYYGNKHRLKNINISFRKNKITSLIGPSGSGKSTLLRTINRIYSLYPEQKAYGNIMINGKNILESNIDLNELRTKVGMVFQKPTPFPMSIFENISFAIKMHEKLSKKDLHARVEWALRSAALWDEVKDHLHSSGLGLSGGQQQRLCIARTIAVKPDILLLDEPCSALDPISTQKIEQLLMELKKDFTIVMVTHNMQQAMRASDDTVFMTNGEIVEASDTKTFFSNPKDKQSLDYVHGKFG
- the pstA gene encoding phosphate ABC transporter permease PstA, coding for MRKTQLTRRISNNIFHYLCYLSVIFGIAVLSSIFYALIHHGLPALSLNFFTIDTPAPESIGGGLRNAIVGSLIITLAAVAVATPVGILAATFLSEYARGKKIASVIRFVNDVWLSAPSIIVGLFVYTVVVHPMGNYSAFAGAISLAMIACPIITRSAEDMLNLVPNELREAAIALGLPKWRVIIHIAWRASKQGILTGILLSIARISGETAPLLFTSLNNQFWSTSLSQPIANLPVTIYQFAMSPYHNWQELAWGGALLITVFVLFLNILTRYFTKSGGKRS
- the pstC gene encoding phosphate ABC transporter permease subunit PstC, whose translation is MGDILFSNITKGFAWFAFLLLMCVLVSLCFASAPALHQFGFHFLVSDVWDPVQGHFGALSAICGTLMTSIIAMLLGVPLSLGIAVFISEISQGKIAKTVRTLIDLMAGIPSIIYGMWGLLVLAPFLANYIQPFITDICQNIPILNELFGGPPLGIGIFTAGLILAIMIIPYISSTLIDMFRSVPAVLKEAAYGVGATRFEVVWKVVIPYVRKGMIGSIMLGLGRALGETMAVTFVIGNSKQLTSSLFMPGTTISASIANEFNEATGHLYPASLLELGVILFVLSFIILAFARLFLLRINRKKAGA
- the pstS gene encoding phosphate ABC transporter substrate-binding protein PstS → MQTVLNKIAKISALFTTLASFPMAFASDLVTGAGSSFIAPVLYKWSANYNTEFGTKINYQSTGSGAGIKQIEGNVVDFGASDMPLKPTELEAKGLFQFPAIIGGIVMVTNIPGVGQGQLILDAKVIAEIYNGTIKFWNDPKILALNPNLTLPKKNILVVYRSDASGTTFNFTYFLDKAGMGAWKVGVGTAVSWPSGVMGVGGKGNEGITTMVKRAPGSIGYVEYAYAMQNKLSWARMINADGKVVPSLTVKDFSDEKKVSEAFRKALQSAAINANWETAPGMNVILANQKGAETWPLTASTFILIKKEQKNSKIGTEVLKFFDFAFKRGSESAQALDYIPIPENTYRFIEKKWTHEIKSGNDKVAIWK
- a CDS encoding Dph6-related ATP pyrophosphatase produces the protein MKKRNYFCLWSGGHDSALTLYHATKKTDILCLITAMQDYSNQTKPNFFSPAVLRAQSDQLNIPLLIYNSDTENHLESFAKTLGRIKKHDLIGGFFPFINQPEQKNVLSELCQLEKIDAYFPLENREKEALLSEFIELGFKAKIIAVNERYLTRDLLNRDLDKETLNEIRSRKVDLFGENSEFQTILYEAPYFKQSLQIKEGDINLKNGYWVVDVSITSK
- a CDS encoding ABC transporter substrate-binding protein; the protein is MHFFLLRLIVVNFVILSFCYALASTEIKNTNQIPKMVTVSLLLDWKPNTNHIGFYVAKSKGFYKENGIELKILNPTQTTSTALVGMNRADFGVSYANNLIYARNSKIPVKAIAGIVSVDTSCFVWRKSLNVKSLKQLEGKRYGGWGSPEENATLNFIMQKNGADFSKIKMLTTGVQDFLPATLKNVDFTWEYKGWNILAAQLNKVEVETYCPSEHFAEFNKPSPLIITSDKLIKDNPKLVHLFMQATKKGFEYSINNPIDAANEMLNLLPELDTKLVKESVKYLAPLYKGKNINWGYLDFKKFEVYSKWMKKVDLIKNIPFPNEYLSNDFIN